Proteins co-encoded in one uncultured Methanobrevibacter sp. genomic window:
- a CDS encoding O-acetylhomoserine aminocarboxypropyltransferase/cysteine synthase family protein: MAYEIKNKKNISTIGVHAGQEEVDETGSRVTPIYQTTSYVFDSPEQAANRFALAEGGNIYTRLTNPTTEAFEKRMAAIEGGTAAYATASGMSAIFYAIINLTAVGDNIVSADNLYGGTYELFENTLEELGRSVTFVDSQSPDEFEAAINDKTKAIYVESIGNPKLDIPDFDKLAEIAHSHDIPLIADNTVGIGSVRPFDHGADIIASSATKYIGGHGTTLGGIVIEKGDFDWMNGKFPTLSEPDATYNGLIFGETFKGSAFTTRIRAVVGRDTGAVPSPFGSFLLLQGLETLGLRIERHASNAMAVARHLEAHPKVAWVTYSGLESSPNHEVAKKYAEKGYGGIVSFGLKAGYDGALKFIENVELISFLANIGDAKSLVTHPASTTHSQLSEEQQLSTGVTPDLIRFSVGIEDIEDILADVDQALDKI, translated from the coding sequence ATGGCGTATGAAATAAAAAACAAAAAGAACATATCAACAATTGGTGTACATGCAGGCCAGGAAGAAGTTGACGAAACTGGATCTAGAGTAACACCGATTTATCAAACTACTTCTTATGTATTTGACTCTCCTGAGCAAGCTGCAAACAGATTTGCACTTGCAGAAGGAGGAAACATTTATACAAGACTTACAAATCCTACAACTGAAGCATTCGAAAAAAGAATGGCTGCAATAGAGGGAGGAACTGCAGCTTATGCAACAGCTTCTGGAATGTCTGCAATTTTTTATGCTATCATCAACTTGACAGCTGTTGGAGACAATATTGTATCTGCAGATAACTTATATGGTGGAACATACGAATTGTTTGAAAATACATTGGAGGAATTGGGTCGCAGCGTAACATTTGTGGATTCACAGTCTCCTGATGAGTTTGAAGCTGCAATTAATGATAAGACCAAAGCTATTTATGTGGAATCAATTGGAAATCCTAAATTGGATATTCCTGACTTTGATAAGTTAGCAGAAATTGCACATTCACATGATATTCCGTTAATAGCAGATAATACTGTTGGTATTGGTTCTGTAAGACCATTTGACCATGGTGCAGATATCATTGCATCTTCAGCAACAAAATACATTGGAGGGCATGGTACCACTCTTGGAGGAATTGTCATAGAAAAAGGTGATTTTGACTGGATGAATGGGAAATTCCCAACACTTTCCGAGCCTGATGCTACATATAATGGATTAATTTTTGGTGAAACTTTTAAAGGTTCTGCTTTTACAACAAGAATTAGGGCAGTTGTTGGAAGGGATACTGGTGCGGTTCCATCTCCATTCGGATCATTTTTATTATTGCAGGGGCTTGAAACATTAGGACTTAGAATTGAAAGGCATGCCTCAAATGCAATGGCTGTTGCTCGTCACTTGGAAGCACATCCTAAAGTTGCTTGGGTAACATATTCCGGCTTAGAATCCTCTCCAAACCATGAAGTCGCAAAAAAATATGCTGAAAAGGGTTATGGTGGAATAGTTTCATTCGGTCTTAAAGCTGGTTATGATGGGGCTTTAAAATTTATAGAAAATGTGGAATTGATTTCCTTTTTAGCAAATATTGGTGATGCTAAATCATTAGTAACTCACCCTGCGTCAACTACACATTCACAGTTATCCGAAGAACAACAATTATCAACTGGAGTCACTCCAGATTTAATCAGGTTTTCTGTTGGTATTGAGGATATTGAAGATATTTTAGCTGATGTTGACCAAGCTTTAGATAAGATTTAA
- a CDS encoding rubredoxin: MAIYKCKICGYVFDEDNIEEGLNIPAGTKFEDLPSSFKCPKCRMAKSMFEKVD; this comes from the coding sequence ATGGCTATATATAAATGTAAGATTTGTGGTTATGTTTTTGATGAAGATAACATTGAAGAAGGTTTAAACATTCCTGCTGGAACTAAATTTGAAGATTTGCCATCTTCCTTTAAATGTCCTAAATGTCGGATGGCCAAGTCAATGTTTGAAAAAGTTGATTAA
- a CDS encoding acyltransferase has product MKPDYSKPELKFPADQNIQFGVRYSPNSKPPVIGNNHTIRSNSIIYNDVVIGDNFRTGHNVVIRENTNIGDDVLIGTNTVIEGDVIIGNDVSIQSNVYIPTNSVIEDNVFIGPCACFTNDKYPVRINYDLQGPRIRRGASIGGNTTFLSNVEIGEGAIVAAGAIVIHSVPPFYLAIGTPARIKPLPDHLKVPNRF; this is encoded by the coding sequence ATTAAACCAGATTATTCAAAACCTGAATTAAAATTCCCTGCTGACCAAAACATTCAATTTGGTGTTAGATATTCTCCAAATTCAAAGCCTCCGGTCATTGGTAATAACCACACAATCAGGTCTAATTCAATTATCTATAATGATGTAGTTATAGGGGATAACTTTAGAACAGGACACAATGTGGTCATTCGTGAAAATACAAATATCGGAGATGATGTTTTGATTGGAACTAATACTGTTATTGAAGGTGATGTAATCATTGGAAATGATGTCAGCATCCAGTCTAATGTTTATATTCCTACAAATTCTGTAATTGAAGATAATGTGTTTATTGGACCTTGCGCTTGTTTTACTAATGACAAATATCCTGTTAGAATCAATTATGATCTTCAGGGGCCAAGAATTAGACGTGGTGCTTCAATTGGGGGTAATACAACATTTTTATCTAATGTTGAAATTGGTGAAGGGGCAATTGTTGCTGCTGGAGCTATTGTAATTCATAGTGTTCCGCCATTTTATTTGGCTATTGGAACTCCTGCACGTATTAAGCCACTTCCTGATCATTTGAAAGTTCCAAATAGATTTTAA
- a CDS encoding serine/threonine-protein kinase, translating to MDSGDVENIIDEFFQGKYKVEKFLLSSSFSEICLIKHVFLDDLQVIKIIKKPLTSSSDLNLILYEARMACQLKHENIIDIYDAGIIPSYGDDNSVDLVYFIMEYVPGGDLKKYMLSFINSNILIPVSWALFLVQHISFGLSYLHLSDMPIVHGDIKPSNILLSFNSQERIVIKLSDFGFSRKISSAPYGPVIGGTKQFMARECFNNEFYPATDVYALGVIFYILLTNHFPYDVDRYTLVEIIEGKPWRNTLIPPSDYNEDVSSDLDNIVMKCLAVNHQDRYLNANELLNAIEIYMDENFQYDKETFIYNNTIKKAFRLALYEDKFDEAIEILKDSNMVNVLEEVLLVGDNQDYASQTIKIENLSQIIKFNTKSD from the coding sequence ATGGATTCGGGTGATGTGGAAAATATTATTGATGAATTTTTTCAGGGAAAATATAAAGTTGAAAAATTCTTGCTTTCCAGTTCTTTTTCAGAAATATGTCTTATAAAACATGTTTTTTTAGATGATCTGCAAGTCATTAAAATAATTAAAAAACCTTTAACATCCAGTTCAGATTTAAATTTAATATTGTATGAAGCTAGGATGGCCTGTCAGTTAAAACATGAGAATATCATTGATATTTACGATGCGGGAATCATTCCTTCATATGGTGATGATAACTCCGTTGATTTAGTTTATTTTATTATGGAATATGTTCCTGGTGGCGACTTAAAGAAGTATATGCTTTCTTTTATTAATTCAAATATTCTGATTCCTGTATCCTGGGCATTGTTTTTAGTGCAGCATATATCATTTGGCTTATCATATCTTCATTTATCTGATATGCCTATTGTGCATGGTGACATTAAGCCCAGTAATATTCTGTTAAGTTTCAATTCTCAGGAACGTATTGTAATAAAGCTATCCGATTTTGGATTTTCAAGAAAAATTTCTTCCGCTCCATACGGTCCAGTTATAGGTGGTACGAAACAGTTCATGGCACGTGAATGCTTTAATAATGAATTTTATCCTGCAACTGATGTCTATGCATTAGGAGTAATCTTTTATATTTTATTGACCAATCACTTTCCTTATGATGTCGATAGGTATACGTTAGTTGAAATCATTGAAGGAAAACCATGGAGAAATACATTAATTCCTCCAAGTGACTATAATGAGGATGTTTCTTCAGATTTGGATAATATTGTGATGAAATGTTTGGCAGTTAATCATCAGGATAGATATTTGAATGCTAACGAACTTTTAAATGCTATAGAAATATATATGGATGAAAACTTCCAATATGATAAGGAGACTTTTATTTATAATAACACTATTAAAAAGGCATTCAGATTGGCATTATATGAAGATAAGTTTGATGAAGCTATAGAGATTCTTAAAGATTCAAACATGGTCAATGTGCTTGAAGAGGTACTGCTTGTTGGTGACAATCAAGATTATGCATCACAGACTATAAAAATAGAAAATCTCTCCCAAATTATTAAATTCAATACTAAATCCGATTGA
- a CDS encoding ribonuclease H, which produces MNTYSYFTDGAATMAKENGKYLRKEGGWAFICFKNGQRLSNQSGGCKLTTNNEMELYAIYAAMRDFLQSCVNEDNVEIYTDSGYCIGIFTQWAKNWEKRGWKKSDNKPIENLKLIKAIWKLMGDIESVNCEILFVKVKGHSNNVLNNEADELAVKAKIATKKTGKTIGYNNQPDPLLGTK; this is translated from the coding sequence ATGAACACGTATTCTTATTTTACGGATGGCGCAGCCACTATGGCTAAAGAAAATGGCAAATATTTGCGTAAAGAAGGGGGTTGGGCATTTATTTGTTTTAAAAATGGTCAAAGATTATCAAATCAAAGTGGTGGATGTAAGCTCACGACTAATAATGAAATGGAATTGTATGCAATCTATGCTGCTATGAGGGACTTTCTTCAAAGTTGTGTAAATGAGGACAATGTGGAAATATATACTGACAGTGGTTATTGCATTGGAATATTTACTCAATGGGCTAAAAATTGGGAAAAAAGAGGATGGAAGAAATCTGACAACAAACCGATTGAAAACCTTAAGTTAATCAAAGCAATTTGGAAGTTGATGGGCGATATTGAAAGTGTCAACTGTGAAATTTTGTTTGTTAAAGTTAAAGGTCATTCAAACAATGTTTTGAATAATGAAGCGGATGAATTGGCTGTCAAAGCCAAAATTGCTACTAAAAAAACAGGTAAAACAATTGGATATAATAATCAACCTGACCCTCTGCTTGGAACAAAATAA
- a CDS encoding YigZ family protein, whose product MKTIKKAVQCEINVKKSQFICALFPTKTKKESKEIIQKLNEQYSDATHNCTAYITSDGEGFDDDGEPGGTAGKPMINVLRKNELHNITAVVTRYFGGIKLGAGGLVRAYSKSVMEAVGEAEIVEIEEYDVYQITFEYSNIKTADAEVRNNQLTTINKDYTDKVSYEIVSKENRDIEKIFEKYSGEISVEYKNKQFLEKI is encoded by the coding sequence ATGAAAACAATTAAAAAAGCAGTTCAATGTGAAATAAACGTGAAGAAATCCCAATTTATTTGCGCTTTATTTCCAACAAAAACAAAAAAGGAATCAAAAGAAATCATCCAAAAGTTAAATGAACAATATAGCGATGCCACACATAACTGCACAGCATATATTACAAGCGATGGAGAAGGTTTTGATGATGATGGCGAACCGGGTGGAACTGCAGGAAAACCAATGATTAATGTTTTAAGAAAAAACGAACTCCACAACATTACAGCAGTCGTTACCAGATACTTCGGAGGAATTAAATTAGGTGCTGGAGGGCTTGTAAGGGCTTACTCAAAATCAGTTATGGAAGCTGTTGGCGAAGCTGAAATCGTCGAAATTGAAGAATATGACGTTTATCAAATCACTTTTGAATATTCAAACATCAAAACAGCGGATGCAGAAGTCAGAAATAATCAGTTAACAACCATCAATAAAGATTATACAGATAAAGTAAGCTATGAAATTGTATCTAAGGAAAACAGAGACATTGAAAAGATATTTGAAAAATACTCTGGAGAAATTAGTGTCGAATATAAAAACAAACAGTTTTTAGAAAAAATTTAA
- the arfB gene encoding 2-amino-5-formylamino-6-ribosylaminopyrimidin-4(3H)-one 5'-monophosphate deformylase: protein MAELRYRAGNVKDPGVHKIGIIALGSHLENHGPALPIDTDAKIGAHIAFQASLETGAKFLGIIFPAYELDEIDHGVHVSLDELKENVINTLNSAKKYLNIEKVVIVNAHGGNIPLMAELWEIEDKTDLAIVFNNKVISSEGPHGGSGELSMAKVLGIINENEIENQANVNEYEEIGLYGFKKARENDPNIEEGARDIEENGVYVDEDYGKRLFNLAINSVLLDVEKLLDF from the coding sequence ATGGCTGAATTAAGATACCGCGCAGGCAACGTTAAAGATCCTGGAGTTCACAAGATTGGAATAATAGCACTTGGATCACACCTGGAAAATCATGGTCCTGCCCTTCCTATTGATACCGATGCGAAAATCGGAGCTCACATTGCATTCCAGGCATCCCTTGAAACTGGAGCCAAATTTTTAGGAATAATATTTCCAGCTTATGAATTAGATGAAATTGACCACGGAGTCCACGTTTCCCTTGATGAATTAAAAGAAAATGTAATTAATACACTCAACTCTGCCAAAAAATACTTGAATATTGAAAAAGTCGTTATAGTAAATGCTCATGGAGGAAACATTCCCCTTATGGCAGAATTATGGGAAATTGAAGATAAAACTGATTTGGCTATTGTATTCAACAACAAGGTCATATCATCTGAAGGTCCGCATGGAGGCAGCGGTGAACTGTCAATGGCCAAAGTTTTAGGTATTATAAACGAGAATGAAATAGAAAACCAGGCAAATGTTAATGAATATGAAGAAATTGGCCTGTATGGATTTAAAAAAGCTCGTGAAAATGATCCAAACATCGAAGAAGGAGCAAGAGACATTGAGGAAAACGGTGTCTATGTAGACGAGGATTATGGAAAAAGATTATTCAATTTAGCCATTAATTCCGTTCTTTTGGATGTTGAAAAATTATTAGATTTTTAA
- a CDS encoding FHA domain-containing protein: protein MVDINYEFQTEILNDNDCKILSSKLAAINNDVRFSILKILRDYQKVTSNQFKTPLYSREINILLTGFNINITPQMLGQHLKILVEAGILSEVIVKKEIPNKVGKRNVKAYVLKEDAFEDIFLDINFFADELLAFFDLYDINKRFNNRKCCTLTVFNGKDKGKTFKINRNECAFIGRKGEKDLSHIASRKIILDNSYVTVSNVSKPHLKVFYEDGEWYILDDSSSNGTYLGDTLVLPGVKTPLRNNSFLKLSNGRGGIVFYCSF from the coding sequence ATGGTGGATATAAACTACGAATTCCAAACTGAAATTTTAAATGATAATGACTGCAAAATCTTATCCTCTAAATTAGCCGCAATAAATAATGATGTACGATTTTCAATCTTGAAAATTTTAAGGGATTATCAAAAAGTTACTTCAAATCAATTCAAAACGCCTTTATATTCGCGTGAAATAAATATTTTGCTGACTGGTTTTAATATTAACATTACTCCTCAAATGTTAGGTCAACATTTAAAAATTCTTGTCGAAGCTGGGATTTTAAGTGAAGTGATTGTTAAAAAGGAGATTCCTAATAAAGTAGGAAAACGTAATGTCAAGGCTTATGTTTTAAAGGAAGATGCTTTTGAGGATATTTTTTTAGATATAAACTTTTTCGCCGATGAACTTCTTGCATTTTTTGATTTATATGATATCAATAAGAGATTCAATAATCGCAAATGTTGTACTTTAACAGTATTCAATGGTAAGGATAAAGGAAAAACATTCAAAATCAATAGAAATGAATGTGCATTTATCGGAAGAAAAGGAGAAAAAGATTTAAGTCACATTGCATCTCGTAAAATTATTTTGGATAATAGTTATGTCACTGTTTCAAATGTATCAAAGCCTCATTTAAAAGTATTTTATGAAGACGGTGAATGGTATATTTTAGATGACTCCAGTTCTAATGGAACATATCTTGGAGATACTTTAGTTCTTCCAGGTGTTAAAACCCCATTAAGGAATAATTCATTTCTTAAATTGTCTAATGGTAGGGGAGGAATTGTATTTTACTGTTCATTTTAA
- a CDS encoding RNA-binding protein: MSIKVKKRNFLKKKKIKEIKNELGEYGDLLQNKKNVEILEAEPNSFILVDGEPYIIIIDDKPFPTLKAALENQIDSKKVTVDMGAIRFVSNGADIMSPGIVAADDGIEKGDIVLIIDETHGKPLAIGVSLITGEEMVENDSGKAVETKHYVGDEIWNFEL; encoded by the coding sequence ATGAGCATAAAAGTTAAAAAAAGAAATTTCTTAAAAAAGAAAAAAATTAAAGAAATAAAAAATGAATTGGGAGAATATGGTGACTTGCTTCAAAACAAGAAAAACGTAGAGATACTTGAAGCCGAACCGAACTCATTTATTTTAGTAGATGGAGAACCTTATATAATCATAATTGACGACAAACCATTTCCAACATTGAAAGCCGCTCTTGAAAACCAAATTGACAGCAAAAAGGTAACTGTTGATATGGGAGCAATTAGATTCGTAAGCAACGGTGCAGACATTATGAGCCCTGGAATTGTGGCTGCAGATGATGGAATTGAAAAAGGAGATATTGTTTTAATCATTGATGAAACACATGGAAAACCATTAGCTATTGGAGTGAGTCTGATAACCGGTGAAGAAATGGTTGAAAACGATTCAGGAAAAGCCGTTGAAACAAAACATTATGTCGGCGACGAAATTTGGAACTTTGAATTATAG
- a CDS encoding zinc-ribbon domain-containing protein: protein MVIIKHCPNCGSEISDDSDFCTECGYKLSNSNYQAPVAKSGFFNTLNEKVNYSIIIFSFVIFGVFLFAGSIVWSSFLANGSIDMITYVLLTVVFAVFFGGIFAGYAGCEDKSYVLPNFSMYLGSIFAVVLCGIGLIFTFLMGILANISSAFSSLGGSSSYSSSHQPTASNFAPSVDLSFVFKIILFVLLIPVAAYFGIYLGYILKNNI, encoded by the coding sequence ATGGTTATTATAAAACACTGTCCAAATTGCGGCAGTGAGATTAGTGATGATTCTGATTTTTGTACTGAATGCGGTTATAAATTATCAAACAGTAATTATCAAGCTCCTGTTGCCAAATCGGGCTTTTTTAACACATTAAATGAAAAAGTTAATTATTCTATTATCATATTTTCCTTTGTAATTTTTGGTGTTTTTCTGTTTGCTGGATCAATTGTATGGTCTTCATTTCTGGCAAACGGTTCAATTGACATGATTACATATGTTTTGTTGACTGTTGTGTTTGCAGTATTTTTTGGAGGAATATTTGCAGGATATGCTGGATGTGAAGACAAGTCATATGTTTTACCAAACTTTTCAATGTATCTTGGAAGCATTTTTGCTGTTGTATTGTGTGGAATAGGATTAATATTTACTTTTTTAATGGGGATTTTAGCCAATATTAGTTCAGCTTTTTCATCTCTTGGAGGTTCATCATCATATTCAAGCTCCCATCAACCTACTGCTTCAAATTTCGCACCGTCAGTCGATTTAAGCTTTGTTTTTAAAATTATATTGTTTGTATTGTTGATTCCTGTTGCAGCATATTTTGGCATATACTTGGGTTACATTTTAAAAAATAATATTTAA
- a CDS encoding DUF1002 domain-containing protein, with translation MRKITIAILALIVIGMLIPVGFSADSNVVITYGETTYANSNYKSVVDSFFKSQSNLDLNNVGSKIITADQVNQISSSITGKSYDSSQILSSALVNLNDNEKLQVSVDKSKITTITGDMYISALKSAGITKGHVYVTSPVEATGESALAGIMNSYEEVTDVKIPEKVKEAANDEIYTQAKIVNNSDVNADDLSKLVSDVKDQVSRDNVTDHNRIVNVINNHVQNNNINITNSDIENLANSIEQVQNVQGDVNIYKEKVSGIFNETGNGGFSLDGILNWFKSFIGQI, from the coding sequence ATGCGTAAAATTACTATTGCTATATTAGCTTTAATTGTAATCGGTATGTTAATTCCAGTTGGATTTTCAGCTGATTCTAATGTTGTAATAACTTATGGTGAGACAACTTATGCAAATTCAAATTATAAATCTGTTGTTGACAGCTTTTTTAAAAGCCAATCCAATTTGGATTTAAATAATGTGGGTTCAAAAATTATTACTGCAGATCAAGTAAATCAAATTTCAAGTTCAATTACTGGAAAATCATATGATTCAAGTCAAATACTTTCATCTGCATTAGTTAATCTAAACGATAATGAAAAACTTCAAGTAAGTGTTGATAAATCAAAAATCACTACAATTACTGGTGATATGTACATTTCAGCTTTAAAATCAGCAGGAATTACAAAAGGACATGTATATGTCACAAGTCCTGTTGAAGCTACTGGTGAATCTGCTCTTGCAGGTATCATGAATTCTTATGAGGAAGTGACTGATGTCAAAATTCCAGAAAAAGTAAAAGAAGCCGCAAATGATGAAATTTACACTCAAGCAAAAATTGTTAATAATTCAGATGTGAATGCTGATGATTTGTCTAAATTAGTTAGTGATGTAAAAGACCAAGTTTCAAGGGATAATGTAACTGACCATAATAGAATTGTAAATGTCATTAACAATCATGTTCAAAACAACAACATTAACATTACAAATTCAGACATTGAAAATTTAGCCAATTCTATTGAACAAGTACAAAATGTACAAGGTGATGTAAACATTTACAAAGAAAAAGTTTCAGGAATTTTTAATGAAACTGGAAATGGTGGATTTTCATTAGATGGTATTTTAAATTGGTTTAAATCTTTCATAGGACAGATTTAA
- a CDS encoding 3-oxoacyl-ACP reductase family protein, with the protein MAKNAIITGGSRGIGKAMALKLGELGYNVAINYRSDSSKQLTEDLIEEIKSEYGVDAIAVQADVSKFEDCEKLVKATVDAFGEEIDALVNNAGITNNSNFIDLQPEDYERVINTNLVSMMHMCHLCLPYMVDRETAIVCTASVGGLTGVINQADYCAAKTGVIGLCRALALEFAPRKVRVNAIAPGMIMTDMLRGVNQDELNALAATIPLGHIGEVEEIAGALEYILGAGYLTGQVISPNGGFVLQ; encoded by the coding sequence ATGGCAAAAAATGCAATAATTACTGGTGGATCTAGAGGAATAGGTAAGGCAATGGCTTTGAAATTAGGTGAACTTGGATACAATGTAGCTATTAACTACAGAAGTGACTCATCTAAACAGTTAACTGAAGATTTAATTGAAGAAATCAAATCAGAATATGGTGTGGATGCTATTGCAGTACAAGCTGACGTAAGTAAATTCGAAGACTGTGAAAAATTAGTAAAAGCAACTGTAGATGCATTTGGTGAAGAAATTGATGCTTTAGTAAACAATGCTGGTATTACAAACAATTCCAACTTCATTGACTTACAGCCGGAAGATTATGAAAGAGTAATTAACACAAACCTGGTAAGTATGATGCACATGTGTCACTTATGCTTGCCTTATATGGTTGACCGTGAAACCGCAATTGTATGTACAGCCTCTGTTGGTGGATTAACTGGTGTAATCAACCAAGCTGATTACTGTGCTGCAAAAACTGGAGTAATCGGTCTATGCAGAGCACTTGCTTTAGAATTTGCTCCAAGAAAAGTAAGAGTAAATGCTATTGCTCCTGGTATGATTATGACTGATATGTTACGTGGAGTAAACCAGGATGAATTAAATGCACTTGCAGCAACAATCCCTCTCGGACATATAGGTGAAGTGGAAGAAATTGCAGGAGCATTGGAATACATTTTAGGTGCAGGTTACTTGACCGGTCAAGTAATTTCTCCTAACGGTGGATTCGTATTACAATAA
- a CDS encoding tetratricopeptide repeat protein gives MKKESDDWDDIKVNRRSTDKVYFESPVIQSISDSIDFLRDETKEILKELDSTEFKQQIDEFDLEDFGEEAIDQISEIKDEISQFRAEIIDSDDVPEFIKESSLDAKRALNRDADYVRRAKRKLYMLDDGRLTDELRTNVRVIELCDKAIEVNFNNWQAYHVKAQALMNLEKYDDATEELIKSLALNEENLDAWFDVANSYRLNGEYNESLDVYNTILKRDEKSFKAFKGKALCYVGLEDYQNADNFFKKANSIKSLDDDSQEIWDEIKKNN, from the coding sequence ATGAAAAAGGAATCTGATGACTGGGATGATATTAAGGTTAACAGAAGGAGTACAGATAAAGTTTACTTTGAATCCCCTGTGATTCAATCAATTTCCGATAGTATTGATTTTTTAAGGGATGAGACAAAGGAGATTTTAAAGGAATTAGATTCTACTGAATTTAAACAGCAAATTGATGAGTTTGATTTGGAAGATTTTGGTGAAGAGGCAATTGATCAAATTTCAGAAATCAAAGATGAAATTTCTCAATTCAGAGCTGAAATCATTGATTCGGATGATGTTCCTGAATTTATTAAGGAATCCTCCCTGGATGCAAAAAGAGCATTAAACAGGGATGCAGATTATGTTAGAAGAGCTAAAAGAAAATTATACATGCTGGATGATGGTAGATTAACTGATGAGTTACGTACTAATGTAAGGGTTATTGAACTTTGTGACAAGGCTATTGAGGTCAATTTCAATAATTGGCAGGCTTATCATGTAAAGGCACAAGCATTGATGAATTTGGAAAAATATGATGATGCAACTGAAGAATTAATCAAATCTCTTGCATTAAATGAAGAAAATTTGGATGCTTGGTTTGATGTTGCCAATTCATATAGATTAAACGGAGAATATAATGAGTCTTTAGATGTGTATAATACTATTTTAAAACGTGATGAAAAATCATTCAAAGCATTTAAAGGAAAAGCATTATGTTATGTTGGACTTGAAGATTATCAAAATGCAGATAATTTTTTCAAGAAGGCAAATTCCATCAAATCTTTAGATGATGACTCTCAAGAAATTTGGGATGAAATTAAGAAAAACAATTAA
- a CDS encoding rubredoxin, whose amino-acid sequence MAKFKCKICGFVTDEFDELPEDYKCPMCGATADMFEEIE is encoded by the coding sequence ATGGCAAAATTTAAATGTAAAATTTGCGGATTTGTAACTGATGAATTCGATGAACTCCCAGAAGACTACAAATGTCCTATGTGTGGCGCTACCGCTGACATGTTTGAAGAAATAGAATAG
- a CDS encoding rubredoxin-like domain-containing protein, whose translation MAFVCKVCGYVHEADELPEGFTCPMCGVGAENFEEQ comes from the coding sequence ATGGCTTTTGTTTGTAAAGTATGTGGTTATGTCCACGAAGCAGATGAATTACCAGAAGGATTCACTTGTCCAATGTGCGGTGTAGGTGCAGAAAACTTTGAAGAACAATAA
- a CDS encoding flavodoxin family protein, whose protein sequence is MKIAIRYYTKTGNTKKLAEAIGSAINVEAKTIDEPLTEDVDLLFLGSAVYAAGIDKRVKEFIESINVNVGEVVNFSSAALIESTYKQVKKQVEAKGLKMSENEFHCRGAFKFVHRGHPDETDLKNAQEFAKKVII, encoded by the coding sequence ATGAAAATAGCTATCAGATATTACACAAAAACTGGAAATACAAAAAAACTAGCTGAAGCAATTGGAAGTGCAATTAACGTTGAAGCAAAAACTATCGACGAACCATTAACAGAAGATGTCGATTTACTATTTTTAGGAAGTGCAGTTTATGCTGCCGGAATTGACAAAAGAGTAAAAGAATTCATCGAAAGCATTAACGTGAATGTTGGTGAAGTTGTTAACTTCTCATCAGCGGCTTTAATCGAGTCAACATACAAGCAAGTAAAAAAACAAGTTGAAGCAAAAGGATTAAAAATGAGTGAAAATGAATTTCACTGTAGAGGAGCATTCAAATTTGTTCACAGAGGCCATCCTGATGAAACAGATTTAAAAAATGCTCAAGAATTTGCAAAAAAAGTAATAATTTAA